The Vespa velutina chromosome 15, iVesVel2.1, whole genome shotgun sequence DNA window tgagagaaaagaaagaaataggagcTAGTTCGGAAGAACTGATGGTaagaacatttattaatataataatatgtttatatgatctgataatttataatttgatataatttcagcaaaaatttcgaaaggaCTTTGGAAaagatctatataatatagtttctcttttaattgaaaattatttgtttttacattCTGGTGTAACTACACCTCGATATATACATCACCATTATGCAAATCCTTGGTTGATACATTCTTATAAGATTTTTCGTTTAGAAAGAGAATCACTTTTACCAATACCTAAAGGTACTATATACTTAACAGAAAGTGAAACTGTTGGTGAAATTAATagtgatgataataaagataatgatattgatcataataaaaattcattggaaTCATCGATATGCGAAGATGTAACAATGATTAATAActttgaaaaggaagaaaaagaagaaaaaacgtctTTAATTGATAGTGGTACTACAGATCAAAATGCTACAATTATAGGTCTCTCCGGTGAgagtgaaaaggaagaaaatatatgtgcTGCAAAAAGattacagagaaagagaatatcttTGCTTCCACAAAAGGATGTATATACGTCTGCCAAAAGATTAGATCTTACGTAAGAATAAACGAGATATTATTAGTtatagagaaaagatatatttacatttgattgtacatattaaaaagtttaatatatttatacgtgcgcgcgtgtgtgcgcgcgtgtgtgtgtgtgtgtgtgtgtgtgttaactGCATTTAATGATTTCAGTACTGCTGAGGAAATAAGGGTAGTCATGAAACCATGGATTCGCATAGATGGCGTTTTAAATCGTAGAGTACTGGATCGCATGTTGGGAGCAGTTTTAACATATTGTTTAACACATCCTGGTGTTATATTAGCCAAAGTACAAAATAGATTTAGTCCAGCTTTACAACCGTTCCACACTCGTGAATTGGTTGAggtttgaatatttattttaacaatataaaataaatagttatacataatattatatatattcgttaaatgttttatttaataaataaattcatttgtatatgtttaatttaaaCGACTTAATTCGACGAATTAAGGACTTAAACGacaattcaatattataatattgtaatattgaattgataatttaacttatcaatacgattataaaatcgattataaaattaattaaatgaatatttaactTTATTGTTATAGATACTAGTTAAGTTAGgctgtttagaaaaaaaattgttgaaaaaacAACATGTGACTTTGTTTTCAAAGCCTGCATCTATTAAACCAAGTAAGTATCATCATTCATTAAAGTATCAtcgatcattgaaattatattctttttgttgtcTTAACATGTTACTTTCTTGTTACAATTAGAAACGGACGAGGAGTGGgcgaacgaagaagagataTTTATAGAGCCTTTGATGGgagcgataataaaatttagtaTATTTTTAAGTACTAAGATGTATAATTCGGATTTTATtccataacgataatataaatgttaccgagataaataagatataatctGAGCTAGAGTTATTGCGAATGTCGTGTTTCGTTTCATATACGAAACAGCCTTACTAGTCAACAAACGTGGAAGCGCTAGTGTGCctgatgaaaaatattctttcgtcGGGATATTTCAAATGTCTCCATgccgaatattatattttcatactaTTAATATCCGGAAGTGCATGTAACAATAATCTAATATCGTTACGTACTCAGGTATCGTATAGGTATCTTCGTACATTGACAAAAAAAGGTACGTTTATCAAAGGTCTTACTGATCAGGCTTAATTCgttgccttttttcttttttcttcttttcttttatatataattttttttttttttttttttttttttttttttttttttttttttttttttttttttttttttttttttaatatgaacaTATCTGTGATCGTAATTTATTAGGTGTCTTTTACGTTTAGATGTCGTTTACATTTAAAGTGTACATGTGAgttcgttataatattaattttttataaattctattgtaaataaattggTATTTACACAATATCGTCgataatgatttaaatgatGTAACTCCTATATACagtagaaaaaattattctaacaaACAATACGTCATCTCataatacagatatatatacaccgtATAACCGCATTGCATCGTCAGCGTCACGAGGTGTTGCAATTCTTCGAGGCAGCTGTAGATCGATGTAGGGGCAGTAAATTGGATCAGGTGAAGAGAGTATTGCTTAACTGTAGTATGAGCGCACATCTTTCGACGCAAGTCCTGCAACACTTTCACACATCAAGTAGAAGTGGTGAAACGCTTTGGACATGCGGGTAAATTTAACCGATGAATTCCGCATTTTAACTGACAGAAAACGGATCTTCGAATAATGATTTGCGTGACCCTTGGGTATgacctttttcatttatatgtaGTTATCagaaggaaataatataatttctatcgatcaatatattcaaaaaagaaatggaatttCCTTTAAACTGGCGtctgtataatttttaataggatATTGTACTAATTAGGACAAAAGTACAGTATGACCCAATGAAATGCTAACACGGaatatagatatgtaaatatataaaaaatcattcatgtagataaaaataatgattcatAGATAAACAAGTATTAAACCTATTACAAAAACCAACGAATCCTACTATTCCACGCTTATACAGTCGATGAAAGTACTGTTACAATAAATCCATGACGCAACTTTGCATAATATATCCCTATCTCGTGCAGCATCCTACATTGCCACCAACCATGAGCGCACTGATTGCATAAAAACATTGCATATAAAGAGGGGACGGACATAGGTACATGCTTGAGAGCATCGTCTCGACAATGATAACACTCGAAGCGAtctgatttataataatcgaagaaaacggaagaaaaagaagtagtagaagaagaaatcttgCTTGTTAGCACATCGAGCTTCgatgtttcttttctgttaCCGCATTCGACACGCATCGAGTTCATCCTCCTCTTTAATGATCTCTAAAATCGAAAGTAGGTGACTTGGATCTTATAGTTAACAGTCGAACCATTTCAATTGGACGTACATCTATTTTATGAAAGTGAATCCTTCTTGCGTATGGTCCATAGAGTTAAAGGTCATCATCTCTTGTGAAATAATTCCTCACGACACAAGGAAGACCTTCGTTGCCAAAAATGATTTAACCCTTGAACGATCTATTAGCCATAAGCGTATGATGAAGATATTGTAAGTCCATCCAGGATATTGAATTCAATGAGGCCTTCGTCAAGCttccttttcttataattatatctggatcttaaaaaattatatatatatatatatatataatttatatatatttatataataatatatatatatatatatatatatatatatttagatatattatatatgtattaaaatggactttattatgaaatatcgtTCGCACAATTTACCGTAAGTTTCTTTTATAAGTCATGAGAAGGCTTGTAAGAAGGATCGAAGGATAACTTAATAGAATCGTGCAGAATAAGATGGGAGTAGACGATcgatgtattaataattacttccGTAATCGAGATATCTTCAAGTGGTGCAATATTTCGGAGTACATAAACATCTCGTGGGATGCTGTCGCGCTTTCTCCCCtcaatttcttttacgattcATCTCGCGTGACTGAGCGCGTAAGTTACATGTTTCtcgtgaaattaaaaaaaaaaaaaaaaagaaaaagaagaagaaattacacGATTTTATGTAATTACGAATCACGGTCTTTTGTGCAAAAGATATTCCGTAACATGATAtccattttatcaaataataatcctaatatcgatattgttaattaataaatttcctttcaaagatattacgacaaaaaaaatatattttatagttcttaacattttatatttttctttatttacttttaatctTTTGTAATCGCTCGAAGACGAGTCGAAGTTTCACGATGCAAGTGTTTCATTTAAAACACTCAATGTGCATTCGAATGCTCGATTATCCGAATAAAACGAAGCGATCTTGGTGTAGACGTAATATGTAAGATCGATTGGTAACGATACGATACGGGATTCGTAATCCATAAGATATAGGACATAGGCTGCTTGCCTAGTTCGCATCTTTAATCCCACTCTTCTTCACCGTCACCGAGCACCGATACACCACCGTGACATAGTTATATACCGATTCTCCTTGTAAATCTTGCCGCTTGCACCAAACCATGATCCACAAACGCGGATGAGTCTCGGTATATATAAACCGGATTAGAGACCAAAGTTTGTCATTCACTCATCGCTACCCCATCCTGACAGAGAGGTTCTCTCTCAGGGAGAGCCTTAGGAGTATCGACGTGTTCTTAAAATACCCTTGAAAAAGTAAACACTCTTGAGAAGACTTCATCGTTTCCCTCCAAAAGGGGAAAACGAAAGATACTCCATCGAGCTCGTCTTCCACGGATCCATACGTGTTCAACGCGGATTTATACGTTACCATAAAAATGTTCAAGGTAAGCGACTAGTTCacagaatatttctatatagacATTGTTGTAGAGATAGATGTAGCTATTTCTTTAAGATTTAATGACtatctatatttcttatacatcatttgaatatttcaCATTGTCACGCTTACattgtctcttttattttctccaagtaattgattaaatatgtCATTATTCCgttagattaaaattaataataataataataaaatatccatTCCTTTCTTGTAGTTTGTGTTAGCGACCATCATCATAGGTCTGGCTTTGGCACGGCCAGAGCCTCCTGTAAACTCTTACTTGCCTCCTGGTGCTAATGGCGGTCATGGAGGTGGTTTTGGTGGGCCTTCCAGCGAGTACGGTCCACCAGGATTTGGCGGAGGAAACGGCGGAGGAAACGGTAGGGGGAACGGAAGACCACCGAGTAGTAGCTACGGTGCTCCTGGTGGTGGAAATGGATTTGGTGGaggcaacggcaacggcaacggcaatggcaacggcaacggcaatgGAAGGCCATCGAGTAGTTACGGAGCACCTGGAGGTGGTGGAAATGGATTTGGCGGAGGTTCGGGAAACGGGAGACCTTCCAGCAATTATGGGGCTCCTGGAGCTAACGGGAACGGATTCGGTGGAAACGGCAATGGAAGACCATCGAGTAGCTACGGAGCACCTGGAAGTGGAAATGGATTCGGTGGAGGTTCAGGAAATGGGAAGCCTTCTAGCAGTTATGGCGCTCCAGGAGCTAACGGAAACGGATTCGGTGGAAACGGCAATGGAAGACCATCTAGTAGTTACGGAGCACCTGGTGGAGGCAACGGATTCGGCGGAGCCAACGGATTCGGTGGAGGCAACGGCAATGGAAGACCATCAAGCAGTTACGGAGCACCTGGAGGTGGGAACGGCGGTGGATTAGGAAACGGAAGGCCTTCTAGCAGTTACGGAGCTCCCGGAGGTGGAAACGGATTCGGTGGAGGTCAACCAAGTTCTTCCTACGGTGCTCCTGGTGTTGGTGGTTCTAACGGAGGtaatggaggaggaggaggttaTGGAGGTGGAAATGGAGGTTACAACGGCAACGGACAGGATGAGAGTAACGTAAGCTTGaaattttaagagaaaaaaattaaccgAATTATTTGGATTTACCTTCAATCATTGATCAATCAATGTATTAATCTTATCTACTTTCATTTTAGGAACCTGCCAAATACGAGTTCTCTTATGAAGTAAAAGACGATCAATCTGGAGCTGACTTTGGACATACGGAAAGTAGAGATGGCGATCGTGCCCAAGGCGAATTTAACGTTTTGCTACCTGACGGTAGAAAACAAATAGTTGAATATGAAGCTGATCAAGAAGGCTTTAAGCCACAAATTAGGTACGAGGGAGAAGCAAACGGCGAAGGATATCCTTCCGGTGGACCTGGCGGTAACGGTGGCTATCCCTCCGGTGGACCTGGCGGTAATGGTGGTAATGGCGGTTATTCTTCCGGTGGGCCCGGCGGTAATGGTGGAAATGGTAAGATTTACTATATCACAATTTGTaagataatttattcgtttaaaataatatatcaggctttatttaataataaatgatttcttatttttatgtagGAGGCTTTGGACGATTCAACGGCGGTGGCAACGGTGGTAACGGTGGTGGTTACTCATCAAATGGATTTGGTGGCAGTGGTGGTAATGGTGGATATCCTTCTGGCAGTGGCGGTGATGCTGCTGCTAATGGTGGATATCAATATTAAACGGATAGTTAAATAATCTCGTATTTTACTTATAGACAAAATAATACACCTTTTAAAGCAAGATGCGCGTTTAATACGTAAGGTTGTCTAAATTTGTTACGTCTGTAAGGAAGATCGATGAACGCACGGAATAACGTGCTCTAGGACGAaggggagaaaggaaagaggaagtgAACGGAATAGCGCGTCCGAAAGATGAGTACATCTTGCCCACGCGTGCTCTAAATCCGAACAATAAGGGACGATCGAACGTACGCAGCATTGAGTAACGAGACGCCATTGCGTAAACTAATGAAAAGGAATCCTCTTTCATCAATCAGTGCAATTAATCTACAGGCTCCTTTTTGATGTCGTACCAATTCGTTCGTTCCAGATTTAAAAGACAACCTTTTACGTAATGAACGccaactatatatacatacagttAACCTCAGAACTAATTATTAGAGAAAGTCGAGAGATTTCATTTTcagagataatatatataatataatatgtacgatTCATCGACTTTCAAAGACGTTAAGGACACGCTTTAGTTTATAAAAGTTACATGagaaagtatttcttttttatatacatatgtgtatgtgcgtctatatacatatacgcataaacatatatggatacatatacacacatatatatgagGGAACAATAGTAAACacgcttcttcttttattatcaattatcttTCAGGTAAGGTTAAGATGTCTCCTTTTACGGAGTACAAAGTATCTCGGTAATCTTTTAAGCTATCAGCgatactttatatttattattttatatttaatgtacgTACTTAATATACCCTTACacagaatttttatatatttaaacgcgTAGTCATAGGAAAGAGAGTATCCGCATGAATATAATTACTGTGCGGTAAGTCAAACCGTGTGTTCTACTCTTCACTCATATATACTTGTTGTATTAAATTAGTAAAATACTCTATTGCTATTAAATAGGAATTATGTATTACTATttcttgtttatatatatgtgtgtgtatatatatatatatatatatacatgcatatatataaaaaaaatatatatatctattctacatattatatgaataaaatgtgATATGGTAAATGCACAAAatcaaagattataattaattgaaccTGATTTAACCGAACTCGAAACTAGTttcaaaataatgaataaaatcattaCACAAATTAATATACACATTTGTATCCACACGTACAATGCTCTTTTATACATACTTTGCCTACCGTCGGGGACTGGCTTTCGAAATTGATAAGCTTTTATATACTTTGCCTATTGTCGGGGGCCTTAACTTTCATAGTTAGTTCAGAATTTCAATACCAGATAGAGTTAATTATACATGATTACTATTAACATTGACATTGAAAacttactttattattatagctatcTTGCTCTTTCAAAAAcaatgtttaatttaattaatgaaaatataaataaatgtataaatatgaaagtaaTCTTCTTCAAAagtatctttatatttatctttaatcgaTTTGTTAGGATAAAAGTTATTGAAATGGTCGGTATCTAGTCAAAATCTTAAGTGATGGTATTGTTCTTTTGCTGTTAGTATGCCTTATCCTAGATTCAACTGTGCATCATTTTCCATTTCTAGTAACGGTGAAAGACGAATTTAAGTATTTGTTAAAGTATTCATTTCAATGCTCTTGTAGATAAGACACGGTGAAATATAACTTGAACGATGATAAAtccataattaattaaaacatgtgtcatatatattttaatatttaaacattaatttatcgCAAGTTTCACGTGTTTACAAACCTTTGAAATCAAACCAAAAAAgagatcgaaaataaataaggtaaattttgtattaaaataattatatttaaacagCGTATAAAAATAGtgcaaatttatatagatcatTCGTTTCattgtcaattttatttaacaaaaagttTGGTCAATAGTAACGTTACGAGAAATATTACAATCTATTTATGTTTAAATGTCATGTAGGACGATACTGTTTATGTCGTGCCGATAAGACGAACGAACGCAAATCagatgtttatatttatgctTCTTCAAAAGATGCGGATAGagatcaaattaatttattggaTGAGATTAATCcttcttgataaaaaaaaaaaaaaaaataaaataaaaaggaaaaaaaatgatgaaaatataatatgttaaaaagaaactatCCGTTCGTTGTTACAGAATTATGGTTTTGTCGAATACAACGGATAACGCGGAAGAACCGTTTATGCGCGTAAGTCAATAATCACAGAAgatgtattaaaattatattgaagtAATTTTAATAGTGAGAcaattgttttctctttttgttttcttagcGTTTTATATGTCGTGCTAGTGTAAAAAAACAGGAGTCCTTCGAATTGCCAGCGATACAACCAAGACGgaaaatgaacattttataCGCAATAAGTATCTACCGATTTAAAGGTATGCACTTTTAAATGTCTCATATTACTTTCTCACCCCCGTACATTTATAATCTAttgttattcgtttttttttctcgcacacacatatacacacacacacacacacataaatcaGGTTTCAGACATAAATGTACCAGACTGTCTACTACTGCTTTAGACTGTTTAAATAAGGAAATTCTGATAAAATCTGAAAATTGTGCGAAGGATATCCCGATTCCAAGTAAATTTCTTGAAAACGAAATTTTCCTAGACGAATGTAAAAGAGAcataatgacaaaaaaatgtcaaaattGGGACATCAAAAT harbors:
- the LOC124954550 gene encoding pro-resilin produces the protein MFKFVLATIIIGLALARPEPPVNSYLPPGANGGHGGGFGGPSSEYGPPGFGGGNGGGNGRGNGRPPSSSYGAPGGGNGFGGGNGNGNGNGNGNGNGRPSSSYGAPGGGGNGFGGGSGNGRPSSNYGAPGANGNGFGGNGNGRPSSSYGAPGSGNGFGGGSGNGKPSSSYGAPGANGNGFGGNGNGRPSSSYGAPGGGNGFGGANGFGGGNGNGRPSSSYGAPGGGNGGGLGNGRPSSSYGAPGGGNGFGGGQPSSSYGAPGVGGSNGGNGGGGGYGGGNGGYNGNGQDESNEPAKYEFSYEVKDDQSGADFGHTESRDGDRAQGEFNVLLPDGRKQIVEYEADQEGFKPQIRYEGEANGEGYPSGGPGGNGGYPSGGPGGNGGNGGYSSGGPGGNGGNGGFGRFNGGGNGGNGGGYSSNGFGGSGGNGGYPSGSGGDAAANGGYQY